One window from the genome of Jeotgalibaca sp. MA1X17-3 encodes:
- a CDS encoding transporter substrate-binding domain-containing protein has protein sequence MKKKKIALLAFTSLSATLLAACGSTGDSDSNSATSGAGASDATVYAIGTDTTFAPFEFENDEGDFVGIDLDLLDAIAKNQGFEYELRSLGFNAAVTALEAGQVDGVIAGMSINEEREKKYDFSDPYYDSKTGVAVKPDSGITSLEDLEGKQVVVKTGTTGSEYAEANKDEYGFTVKYVEDSSTMYQDVLGGNSAATFEDYPVIQYEISRGMKLEVVDQSEEGSEYGFATLKGKQTELVEKFNAGLAELRENGEYDEILDRYLGDSE, from the coding sequence ATGAAAAAGAAAAAAATAGCTTTACTGGCTTTTACATCTCTTTCTGCTACTTTATTAGCAGCATGTGGTAGTACTGGGGATTCAGATTCAAATAGCGCTACAAGCGGAGCAGGTGCTTCAGATGCTACTGTCTATGCAATTGGTACCGATACTACTTTCGCCCCTTTTGAGTTTGAAAATGATGAAGGTGATTTTGTAGGAATTGACTTGGATTTATTGGATGCAATTGCCAAAAACCAAGGATTTGAATATGAATTACGTTCTCTTGGGTTTAATGCAGCCGTTACTGCTTTGGAAGCTGGACAAGTAGACGGAGTCATTGCTGGTATGTCTATCAATGAAGAACGTGAAAAGAAATATGATTTTTCAGACCCTTACTATGATTCTAAAACAGGTGTAGCTGTGAAACCTGATTCTGGAATTACTTCTCTTGAAGACTTAGAAGGAAAACAAGTTGTTGTTAAAACAGGTACGACGGGTTCTGAATATGCAGAAGCTAACAAAGATGAATATGGATTTACTGTAAAATATGTAGAAGATTCCTCTACAATGTATCAAGATGTTCTAGGTGGAAACTCTGCTGCAACTTTTGAAGATTACCCTGTTATCCAATACGAGATTAGCCGTGGAATGAAATTAGAAGTGGTGGACCAATCCGAAGAAGGTAGTGAATATGGCTTTGCTACTTTGAAAGGCAAACAAACCGAACTAGTTGAAAAATTCAATGCCGGTTTAGCTGAACTTCGTGAAAATGGCGAATATGATGAAATCCTTGATCGTTACTTAGGTGACTCAGAATAA
- a CDS encoding ATP-binding cassette domain-containing protein yields the protein MWKQDSTSIDKIIRMLHMDHYVMNKVHTYSLGMRQRLCFAMMCAADTPVMLMDEVMNGLDPENVSLISRVLQTLRTEGKVIMISSHLLDNLDEYADKVFFLRGGKIIFVSDHHEKQLDYVKAKLSSDSFHTLTKKNELPEGSFYLDNGLFCIPISDDNEAEMKTIHYVSLLRSFHPVEVSVGPLGTAEHYVRLYNFNTEGED from the coding sequence ATGTGGAAACAAGATTCTACATCTATCGATAAAATTATTCGTATGCTACACATGGATCATTACGTAATGAATAAAGTACATACCTATTCTTTAGGAATGCGTCAGCGACTTTGTTTTGCGATGATGTGTGCAGCTGATACTCCTGTTATGTTAATGGATGAAGTAATGAATGGATTGGATCCCGAAAATGTTTCTCTTATTTCAAGAGTTTTACAGACGTTACGTACTGAAGGAAAAGTAATTATGATTTCTTCTCACCTTTTAGACAACTTGGATGAGTATGCTGATAAAGTTTTCTTTTTGCGTGGAGGTAAAATTATTTTTGTATCCGATCATCATGAAAAACAACTTGATTATGTAAAAGCAAAACTCTCTTCTGATTCGTTCCATACCCTAACAAAAAAGAACGAATTACCAGAAGGAAGTTTTTACCTAGATAACGGCTTATTTTGCATCCCAATAAGTGACGATAACGAAGCAGAAATGAAAACGATACACTATGTTTCTCTTTTACGTTCTTTTCACCCCGTTGAAGTTTCAGTTGGTCCTTTAGGAACGGCAGAGCATTATGTTCGATTGTATAACTTTAATACCGAGGGAGAGGACTGA
- a CDS encoding phospho-sugar mutase, translating to MGYKDTYQQWKENQNLDHLLKEELEAMASDEETMKDAFFAPLEFGTAGMRGILGAGINRMNIYTVRQATEGLARLMESKGEEEKKRGVAIAYDSRRFSPEFAMEAARTLGAHGIPAYVFESLRPTPELSFAVRHLNCLCGIMITASHNPANYNGYKVYGEDGGQMPPHDADALTTFIREIENSLEVEVASEAEIKEKGLLTILGEEVDEIYLKEVATVTVNPELVKEMSTEMKLVFTPLHGTGKMLGERALKNAGFDGFTLVPEQAEPDSDFSTVHSPNPEEPGAFEYAIKLGKEIGADILVATDPDADRLGAAVRKEDGEYEVITGNQIASLMLEYLLLAKKDAGELAENAVVLKSIVSSELPTAIAESYGVKMVDVLTGFKFIAEKIHQYETDHSQEFVFGFEESYGYLVKPFVRDKDAIQALVLIAEVAAHYKKKGQTLDDGLQEIYEKYGYYQEKTISVTMSGVTGAEKIEKLIATFRENSPTEFAGIAVKETLDFGNRTKTAQDGSIEPIEMPSSNVLKYILEDGSWIAVRPSGTEPKIKFYIGAKASSEKEATDKITCLEEELLKYTK from the coding sequence ATGGGTTATAAAGATACGTATCAGCAGTGGAAAGAAAATCAAAATTTGGATCATTTGCTTAAAGAAGAATTAGAGGCGATGGCTTCAGATGAGGAAACAATGAAAGATGCTTTCTTTGCTCCGTTAGAATTTGGTACAGCAGGAATGCGTGGAATTTTAGGAGCCGGTATTAATCGTATGAATATCTACACCGTGCGACAAGCGACAGAAGGATTAGCTCGCTTAATGGAATCTAAAGGGGAAGAAGAAAAGAAACGTGGAGTAGCAATTGCCTACGATTCTAGAAGATTTTCTCCTGAATTTGCTATGGAAGCAGCACGAACATTAGGTGCTCATGGAATTCCAGCCTATGTTTTTGAAAGTTTACGACCAACTCCAGAATTATCTTTTGCAGTACGTCATTTAAATTGCTTATGTGGAATTATGATAACAGCGAGTCATAACCCAGCTAATTATAATGGGTATAAAGTATATGGAGAAGATGGCGGACAAATGCCACCCCATGATGCTGATGCGCTAACTACATTTATTCGTGAAATTGAAAATTCTTTAGAGGTAGAAGTTGCAAGTGAAGCAGAAATCAAAGAAAAAGGCTTACTTACTATTTTAGGGGAAGAAGTCGATGAGATTTATTTAAAAGAAGTTGCAACGGTAACCGTTAACCCTGAATTGGTGAAGGAAATGAGTACAGAAATGAAGCTAGTATTTACACCTTTACACGGGACAGGAAAAATGTTGGGTGAAAGAGCTTTGAAAAATGCTGGTTTTGATGGTTTTACTTTAGTTCCTGAACAAGCGGAGCCAGATTCAGATTTTTCTACCGTTCATTCTCCAAACCCAGAAGAACCAGGTGCATTTGAGTATGCGATCAAGTTAGGAAAAGAAATAGGGGCAGATATTTTAGTGGCAACAGATCCAGATGCGGATCGTTTAGGTGCTGCAGTTCGAAAAGAAGATGGCGAATACGAAGTAATTACAGGAAACCAAATTGCTTCCTTAATGTTAGAATATTTATTACTAGCTAAAAAAGATGCAGGTGAACTTGCTGAAAATGCTGTTGTTCTAAAATCGATTGTTTCTAGTGAACTACCTACTGCTATTGCCGAATCATATGGTGTGAAAATGGTTGATGTTCTAACTGGTTTTAAATTTATTGCTGAAAAAATTCATCAGTATGAAACCGACCATAGCCAAGAGTTTGTCTTTGGCTTTGAAGAAAGCTATGGCTATTTAGTGAAACCATTTGTGCGGGATAAGGATGCTATTCAAGCGTTGGTCTTGATTGCTGAAGTGGCGGCACATTATAAGAAAAAAGGACAAACATTAGATGATGGCCTTCAAGAGATCTATGAAAAATATGGATATTACCAAGAAAAAACAATTTCAGTTACGATGAGTGGAGTTACTGGAGCAGAAAAAATTGAAAAATTAATTGCTACTTTCCGTGAAAATTCACCAACTGAATTTGCTGGAATTGCTGTGAAAGAAACGTTAGATTTTGGAAATCGTACAAAAACTGCACAAGATGGATCGATTGAACCGATTGAAATGCCTAGTTCCAATGTATTGAAATATATTTTGGAAGACGGTAGTTGGATTGCGGTACGACCAAGTGGAACCGAGCCTAAGATTAAATTCTATATAGGTGCAAAAGCAAGTAGTGAAAAAGAAGCAACTGATAAAATTACTTGTTTAGAAGAAGAGCTTTTGAAATATACAAAATAA
- the trxB gene encoding thioredoxin-disulfide reductase, whose translation MEEQEKIYDVVVIGAGPGGMTAALYASRSNLKTLVLERGVPGGELINTAEVENYPGFDSIMGPELADKMYKSSMRFGAEHAYGDVKRIVVDGEYRLVQTNKKSFRTKSVVIATGSYHRKLNVPGEDQYNGRGVSYCAVCDGAFFRNKQLAVIGGGDSAVEEGTYLTQFADVNIVHRRDELRAQKILQDRAFKNERVSFTWDNVVEEINGDDKKVTGVTLRNVETGEVTTKAVDGVFIYVGILPQTDAFLDLGITDQEGWVVTNELMETSVPGIFAVGDVRQKTLRQVTTAVGDGGEAGNRVFHYVEEWNERTEQVVVEN comes from the coding sequence ATGGAAGAACAAGAAAAAATATATGATGTTGTAGTGATTGGAGCTGGGCCAGGAGGAATGACAGCAGCCTTATATGCTTCCCGTTCCAATTTAAAAACGTTAGTACTGGAAAGAGGAGTTCCTGGCGGTGAATTAATCAATACGGCAGAAGTAGAAAACTATCCTGGGTTTGATTCCATTATGGGACCTGAGTTAGCTGATAAGATGTATAAGAGTTCTATGCGGTTTGGTGCAGAGCATGCATATGGTGATGTAAAACGAATTGTAGTAGACGGCGAATATCGTCTTGTACAAACCAATAAAAAATCGTTCCGTACAAAATCAGTTGTCATTGCTACTGGTTCGTATCACCGTAAGTTGAATGTTCCAGGAGAAGATCAATACAATGGTCGCGGAGTTTCTTACTGTGCGGTTTGTGATGGAGCATTCTTCCGTAACAAACAATTAGCAGTTATTGGTGGGGGAGACTCTGCAGTAGAAGAGGGAACCTATCTAACTCAGTTTGCTGATGTAAATATTGTTCACCGTCGTGATGAATTACGTGCTCAAAAAATCTTGCAAGATCGTGCTTTCAAAAATGAACGAGTTTCCTTTACTTGGGATAACGTTGTAGAAGAAATTAATGGAGACGATAAAAAAGTTACTGGTGTCACTCTTCGAAATGTTGAAACAGGAGAAGTAACAACCAAGGCTGTAGATGGTGTCTTCATTTATGTAGGAATCCTTCCACAAACCGACGCATTCTTAGATTTAGGAATTACTGATCAAGAAGGTTGGGTTGTTACGAATGAACTAATGGAAACATCAGTGCCAGGTATTTTTGCGGTTGGAGATGTACGCCAAAAAACTCTGCGTCAAGTAACAACAGCAGTAGGTGACGGTGGAGAAGCAGGTAACCGTGTCTTCCACTATGTAGAAGAGTGGAATGAACGTACAGAGCAAGTAGTAGTTGAAAACTAA
- the ppaX gene encoding pyrophosphatase PpaX yields MKKINTILFDFDGTLADSNELISESHFRVVDEYFPGRFQRDNMQSFNGPSLVDIYTHLDNERKEEMMEKYRNHMMSMHDDTIKMFPGIKEMLEVIHEKGIKVGIVSAKRKDILEQGVQVLGIAPYVDVVIGFGDYQNSKPNPESVLLALEKLNSSADTAMMVGDNFHDIEAGNSAGTQSVFVEWSEKSVESILPYEPTFIVSNVKELEKLILEYQS; encoded by the coding sequence ATGAAAAAAATAAATACGATTCTTTTTGATTTTGATGGGACGCTTGCAGACTCAAATGAGTTAATTAGTGAATCACATTTTCGAGTAGTCGATGAATATTTTCCTGGTCGATTCCAAAGAGATAACATGCAATCGTTTAACGGTCCAAGTCTAGTAGATATTTATACGCATTTAGACAACGAAAGAAAAGAAGAAATGATGGAAAAGTATCGCAACCATATGATGAGTATGCATGACGATACGATTAAAATGTTTCCTGGCATAAAAGAAATGTTGGAAGTGATTCATGAAAAAGGGATTAAAGTGGGAATTGTATCAGCGAAAAGAAAAGATATCCTTGAACAAGGAGTTCAAGTTTTAGGGATAGCACCTTACGTTGATGTAGTAATTGGATTTGGGGATTATCAAAATTCAAAGCCAAATCCAGAATCAGTTTTGTTGGCCTTAGAAAAATTAAATAGTTCAGCTGATACAGCCATGATGGTAGGAGATAATTTCCATGATATCGAAGCAGGAAATTCTGCGGGTACACAAAGTGTCTTTGTTGAGTGGTCCGAAAAGTCAGTAGAATCTATTTTGCCGTATGAACCTACTTTTATCGTTTCTAATGTTAAAGAGTTAGAAAAATTAATTCTGGAATATCAATCTTGA
- the heR gene encoding heliorhodopsin HeR: MSKEITYPSLRKFNGIMGVLHLVQGSLMLWFALFIDKISSFKIPIRSYFLSFDQTQMSLVTDTKELFDFPFGVMVSLFLFLSAFAHFIIISPWGNRRYNKDLENGMNRFRWYEYALSSSLMIVLIALLFGVYDVGSLLLIFGLNAAMNLFGLDMEEMNKNREKVNWKPFVFGSIAGVIPWIVILLYAFGNSNPSEVPWFVYALAGSYFVFFNLFPINMVLQYKKVGKWESYLYGEKGYIVLSLVAKTILAWIAFAGVMQP, encoded by the coding sequence ATGTCAAAAGAAATTACCTATCCTTCTTTAAGGAAGTTCAATGGAATAATGGGTGTCCTACATCTTGTGCAAGGTTCTCTCATGTTATGGTTTGCGCTGTTTATTGATAAAATTTCATCTTTTAAAATCCCTATCCGCTCTTATTTTCTTAGTTTTGATCAAACGCAAATGAGTCTCGTTACAGATACGAAAGAGCTTTTTGATTTTCCGTTTGGAGTCATGGTTTCCTTGTTTTTGTTTCTTTCTGCTTTTGCTCACTTTATCATCATAAGTCCTTGGGGAAATCGACGCTACAATAAAGATTTAGAAAATGGAATGAATCGGTTTAGATGGTACGAATATGCACTTAGTTCTTCTCTGATGATTGTTTTAATTGCCTTGTTATTTGGAGTCTATGACGTTGGTTCTTTACTCTTAATATTCGGCTTGAATGCTGCTATGAACCTTTTTGGTTTAGATATGGAAGAAATGAATAAGAATAGAGAAAAGGTGAATTGGAAACCGTTTGTATTTGGTAGTATTGCAGGGGTTATTCCTTGGATAGTCATTCTTTTATATGCTTTTGGAAATTCAAATCCTTCGGAAGTTCCTTGGTTTGTATATGCATTAGCAGGATCTTATTTTGTGTTTTTCAACCTGTTCCCAATAAATATGGTATTACAATATAAGAAGGTTGGAAAATGGGAAAGCTACTTGTACGGTGAGAAAGGATATATCGTATTGAGCTTAGTTGCAAAAACGATTCTAGCTTGGATTGCCTTTGCTGGTGTCATGCAACCATAG
- a CDS encoding ATP-binding cassette domain-containing protein — MTLLIKDLSVQFGEKIILDHLHFDIPDGQIIGLVAPNGTGKTTLFNAIMRYIPIQSGEIQIDDIVYKNTRKDILRLHRLITFSLTRLISTKTFLVGNILKCMLKCGNKILHLSIKLFVCYTWIIT, encoded by the coding sequence ATGACCTTACTTATAAAAGATTTATCAGTTCAATTTGGAGAAAAAATCATTTTAGATCACCTTCATTTTGATATTCCTGATGGACAGATTATTGGCTTAGTTGCTCCAAATGGAACAGGAAAGACGACCCTTTTTAATGCCATTATGCGCTATATTCCCATTCAAAGTGGAGAGATACAGATTGATGATATCGTTTATAAAAATACACGAAAAGATATTTTACGATTACATCGTCTCATTACTTTTTCCCTGACCAGGCTGATCTCTACGAAAACTTTTCTGGTCGGGAACATATTAAAATGTATGCTGAAATGTGGAAACAAGATTCTACATCTATCGATAAAATTATTCGTATGCTACACATGGATCATTACGTAA
- the galU gene encoding UTP--glucose-1-phosphate uridylyltransferase GalU: MKKVRKAIIPAAGFGTRFLPATKAMAKEMLPIVDKPTIQFIVEEAIESGIEDILIVTGKSKRPIEDHFDSNIELETNLEKKGEMDLLKLVQETTGLRIHFVRQSYPLGLGHAVLQAKAFVGGEPFVVMLGDDLMKDTVPLTRQLMDGYERTHASTIAVMEVPHEETSKYGIIDPDSELEDGLYNVRKFVEKPDPEDAPSDLAIIGRYLLTPEIFEILENQEPGAGGEIQLTDAIDTLNKTQRVFAKKFTGKRFDVGDKFGFLATSISYGLEHPEMKDKLKDYIVDLGERLEEEDSQ, encoded by the coding sequence ATGAAAAAAGTTAGAAAAGCAATCATACCAGCTGCAGGTTTCGGAACTCGTTTTTTACCTGCAACAAAAGCTATGGCAAAAGAAATGTTACCTATTGTTGATAAACCAACGATCCAATTTATTGTGGAAGAAGCAATCGAATCAGGTATTGAGGATATTTTAATTGTTACAGGGAAAAGTAAACGTCCAATAGAAGATCATTTTGATTCCAATATAGAACTAGAAACTAATTTGGAAAAAAAGGGAGAAATGGACTTATTAAAACTGGTACAAGAAACGACCGGACTACGGATTCACTTTGTTCGTCAGTCTTATCCGTTAGGTTTAGGTCATGCTGTTCTTCAAGCCAAAGCATTTGTAGGTGGGGAACCATTTGTTGTGATGCTAGGCGACGATTTGATGAAAGACACTGTTCCTTTGACAAGACAGTTGATGGATGGATATGAACGCACACATGCTTCTACGATTGCTGTGATGGAAGTTCCTCATGAAGAGACGTCTAAATACGGAATTATTGATCCGGATAGTGAACTAGAAGATGGTTTGTACAACGTTCGGAAATTTGTAGAGAAACCAGATCCAGAAGATGCTCCAAGTGATTTAGCAATTATCGGACGCTACTTGTTAACACCGGAGATATTTGAAATTCTTGAAAATCAAGAACCGGGTGCAGGTGGCGAAATTCAGTTAACCGATGCGATTGATACTTTAAATAAAACACAACGTGTGTTTGCTAAAAAGTTCACTGGGAAACGTTTTGACGTAGGAGATAAATTTGGCTTCTTAGCAACCAGTATTAGCTATGGATTAGAACATCCTGAAATGAAGGATAAATTAAAAGATTATATTGTCGATCTAGGTGAACGTTTAGAAGAGGAAGATAGTCAATAA
- a CDS encoding NAD(P)H-dependent glycerol-3-phosphate dehydrogenase yields the protein MKEIVTVLGAGSWGTALSMVLDENGHEVRLWGNNPEQIKEINEEHTNQHYLQDIGLSGNIKGYTDLGEAVDGATFIVFVIPTKAIRSVASQVATHLDGKRKPYLVHASKGLEQNTHKRISVIIEEEVPETLHNGLVVLSGPSHAEEVARKDITTITAASEKMEAAEAVQKVFMNQYFRVYTNQDVIGVELGAALKNIIAVGAGALKGLGYGDNAKAALMTRGLAEISRLGVAFGADPLTFIGLSGVGDLIVTATSEHSRNWRAGYQIGKKVPLAEVLANMGMVVEGVETTKAAYELAKEKGIEMPITKAIYQVLYEGAEVDTVIKDIMLRDRKAEL from the coding sequence ATGAAAGAGATTGTTACCGTATTAGGAGCCGGATCATGGGGGACCGCACTTTCAATGGTGCTAGATGAAAATGGTCATGAAGTACGCCTTTGGGGGAATAACCCGGAGCAAATTAAAGAAATAAATGAAGAGCACACTAATCAACACTATCTACAAGACATTGGTTTAAGTGGAAATATAAAAGGATATACGGACTTAGGCGAAGCAGTTGATGGAGCTACATTCATTGTTTTTGTCATTCCTACGAAAGCTATTCGTTCTGTAGCGTCACAAGTAGCTACTCACCTAGATGGAAAAAGAAAACCATATCTCGTTCATGCAAGTAAAGGGTTAGAACAAAATACGCATAAGCGAATCTCTGTTATTATCGAAGAAGAAGTTCCAGAAACGCTTCATAATGGATTAGTTGTATTATCAGGTCCAAGTCATGCCGAAGAGGTTGCTCGTAAAGACATTACGACTATTACAGCTGCTTCAGAAAAAATGGAAGCAGCAGAAGCAGTTCAGAAAGTATTTATGAATCAATACTTTCGTGTATACACGAATCAAGATGTAATAGGGGTAGAGTTAGGTGCTGCCTTGAAAAATATTATAGCGGTTGGTGCAGGGGCCTTAAAAGGTCTTGGATATGGAGACAACGCGAAAGCTGCTTTGATGACACGTGGACTGGCTGAAATCAGCAGACTCGGAGTAGCATTTGGTGCAGATCCTCTTACCTTTATTGGTTTAAGTGGTGTTGGTGATTTAATTGTAACTGCAACGAGTGAGCATTCACGTAATTGGCGCGCAGGATACCAAATTGGTAAAAAAGTTCCCTTAGCAGAAGTTTTAGCTAATATGGGAATGGTTGTGGAAGGTGTAGAAACAACAAAGGCAGCCTACGAGTTAGCAAAAGAAAAGGGAATCGAAATGCCAATCACAAAAGCTATTTATCAAGTTTTATATGAGGGAGCAGAAGTAGATACCGTTATAAAAGATATCATGTTGAGAGATCGTAAAGCTGAGCTGTAA
- a CDS encoding amino acid ABC transporter permease — protein sequence MLFFELFIKHFPSFLHAMGLTVQITLLSLVFASIIGIVFGLMKVSRGRILRSIANAYIWIIRGTPLLVQIYFVYFGIPMAFGISLSEWDAGIITMSLNAGAYMAEIVRGGIEAVDSGQMEAARSLGLPYRRSMAKVVLPQALRTMLPSIINQFIITLKDTSLLSVIGVRELTMNGKIITANNMETIRMWGIVAIYYLIVISLLTLVANKLESKMSRSK from the coding sequence ATGTTATTTTTTGAATTATTTATAAAACATTTCCCCTCATTCCTTCATGCGATGGGATTAACTGTCCAAATTACACTACTATCGTTAGTGTTTGCTTCGATCATAGGGATTGTATTTGGATTAATGAAAGTTTCGCGAGGACGTATTTTACGTTCCATTGCTAATGCGTATATTTGGATTATTCGAGGAACACCGCTGTTGGTTCAAATTTACTTTGTATACTTTGGGATTCCAATGGCTTTTGGAATCAGTCTTTCTGAATGGGATGCTGGTATCATTACGATGAGTTTAAATGCTGGTGCTTATATGGCTGAGATTGTCCGCGGAGGGATTGAAGCGGTGGATTCAGGTCAAATGGAAGCAGCTAGAAGTCTAGGTTTACCTTATCGTAGGTCAATGGCAAAAGTAGTTCTCCCTCAAGCACTACGTACTATGTTACCTTCTATCATTAACCAATTTATTATTACATTAAAAGATACGTCTTTGCTATCTGTTATTGGAGTACGAGAGTTAACGATGAATGGGAAAATTATTACGGCTAATAACATGGAAACGATACGAATGTGGGGAATCGTAGCTATTTATTATTTAATAGTTATCTCACTTCTAACACTGGTTGCCAACAAATTAGAAAGCAAAATGTCCCGATCAAAATAG